A part of Nitrospirota bacterium genomic DNA contains:
- a CDS encoding tetratricopeptide repeat protein: MDAKLLELYQMGKDLFEEGRYNEAEPLLLDIIKINPDYADVHNRLGIIYSHKGELEKAVKHYEKALKINPKYTEVALNLAVTYNDMGKFKKAQDVLSKAAQIAHPTPATLDPFAAGKLANEHFELGNKYLDMGLNDEAIEEYRKALKLSPKLADVLTKLGIALRNKNLYEEAILQFSKAKEVNPRYGPAWVQLGITYYLKGLVGLAVEEWENALKLNPNLEEARLYMRLLNKTEE, encoded by the coding sequence ATGGACGCCAAGCTTTTAGAGTTGTATCAGATGGGCAAGGACCTTTTTGAAGAGGGCAGATACAACGAAGCCGAGCCCCTCCTGTTAGATATCATAAAAATCAACCCTGACTATGCAGATGTCCACAACAGACTTGGAATCATTTATAGCCATAAAGGAGAGCTTGAGAAAGCTGTGAAGCATTATGAGAAGGCCCTTAAAATAAATCCAAAATATACCGAGGTGGCCCTGAATCTTGCAGTTACATACAACGATATGGGTAAGTTTAAAAAGGCTCAGGATGTCCTTTCTAAGGCAGCCCAGATAGCCCACCCAACCCCTGCTACACTTGATCCTTTTGCAGCCGGGAAATTAGCAAACGAACACTTTGAGCTTGGCAATAAATACCTTGACATGGGGCTCAACGATGAAGCCATCGAAGAGTACAGAAAGGCCCTCAAATTGTCTCCAAAACTTGCAGATGTTCTTACGAAGCTCGGCATTGCCCTGCGCAACAAAAACTTATACGAAGAGGCGATTTTGCAATTCAGCAAGGCAAAGGAGGTTAACCCCCGATATGGCCCTGCCTGGGTACAGCTCGGGATTACCTATTATTTGAAGGGCCTTGTTGGTCTTGCTGTCGAGGAATGGGAGAATGCCCTCAA